GCCGGGCACTTCGAGCGGGCGCTGGCCCTGTTCGACGGGACAGGGCAGGAGATCGGCGCGGGCATCGCGGCGACCAGCCTCGGCAGGGTGGAGCTGCGGCAGGGCAACCTGGACGCGGCACACGACCACCTCGTCAGGGCTCTCGGCAGGTGCAGGAGCGCGGCCGACCCCACAGGGGAGGCCAGGGTGCTGAACATCCTCGGCATCGCGGAGGAGCGCCTCGGCCGCACGGACCGGGCCATCGGCCGCTACCTGCAGGCGCTGACCCTGTTCAGGAGCACGGGCGACCTGTCAGGCGAGGCGGCGATCCTCAACAACCTGAGCCTCGCCGAGCAGCACGCCGGGCGGCCGGAGCGGGCGGTCGGCTACTGCGAGGGGGCGCTGGCCCTGTTCAGGCGGCTCGGTGACGTGTCGGGCGAGGCCAGCACGCTGGACAACCTGGCAGGCGCCCACGCCCGCCTCGGCCGCCACGCCAGCGCCGCCGGGCACTTCGAGCGGGCGTACACGCTCTACCGTGAGATCGGCGACCGGGAGGGCCAGGCGTGGGCGCTCAACGGGCTCGGGGAGACGGCGCTGGCCACCGGGCGTCCGGCGGGCGCGCTCGCGCACCACGAGGCGGCGCTGGCCATCGCCACCGAGATCGGCGCCCCCGACCAGCAGGCCCGCGCCCACGCCGGGCTCGGCCACGGCCACCGCGTCCTCGACCGCCCCGACCGGGCCCGCCACCACTACGAGCGAGCCCTGCGCGGCCACGCCGGCCTCGACGCGGCCACGGCGCGCGAGGTCCGCACCCGCCTCGCCGCCCTCGCCGGTCAGGCGCGTGCCCGCCACAGCAGGTAGACGAAGTACGGCGTGCCGATCAGCGCCGTCACCAGCCCGGCCGGCACCTGCGCGGGCGCGATCACGGTCCGCCCCAGCGTGTCGGCGAGGCTGACCAGCAGCGCCCCGAGCAGCGCCGCGACCGGCAGCACCCGGGCGTGATGGGCCCCGACGAGGGCCCGGGCGGCGTGCGGCGCCACCAGCCCGACGAAGGCCACGACGCCGACCGCCGAGACCGCCGTGGAGGTGAGCAGCACGGCCCCGGCCAGCGCGCCCAGCCGTACCGGCTCCAGGGGCACGCCCAGGATGCGCGGCGTGTCCTCGTCCAGGGCCAGCAGGTCGAGGTCGCGGCGCAGCCAGACCAGCAGCGGGGTGACGATCAGCAGGGCGAGCACGACGGGGATGAGCTGCTCGGGAACCCGCCCGTACGTGGAGCCGGACAGCCAGGTCAGGGCCTTGGCGGTGTTCCACGGGTCGGACAGCACGATGATCAGCACGGTCACGGCGGTGCAGGCGTTCTGCAGGGCGACGCCGATGAGGACCAGCCGGTCGGAGCTGAGGCCGCCGCGCCACGCCAGCCCGTACACCACCGAGAAGGCGATCAGCGCGCCCATGCCCGCCGCGGCGGACATCGACCAGATGCCGGCCGTCGGCGCCAGCGTGATCAGCGCGATCGCGCCGACGCCCGCGCCGGTGGTGACGCCGAGCACGCCGGGCTCGGCGAGCGGGTTGCGGCACACGGCCTGCACGGCCGCGCCCGCCACGGCCAGCGCGGCGCCGGCCAGCAGGGCGGCGGCCACCCGGGGCCAGCGCTGGTCGAGCACGTACGTCAGCGCCCGCCCGCTGCGCCCCTGCAGCCAGTTGAAGACGTCGCCGGTGAGCAGCCACCGGTCGCCGCCGAGCAGCCCGAGGACGACCGCGCCCGCCACCAGGACGGCGCACAGGCCGACCACGGTGAGGAAGGCGGCCCGCGAGCGAGCCCCGCCCGTACGGACCGCAGGCGGCTTGCGGGTCGGGCCGGCGTCGCGGTAGCGGCGGGCCAGCCAGATCATCACCGCAGCGCCGATCACGGTGGTCACCACGCCGGGCGGCACCTCGACCCCGGCCTGCGCGCCGAGCACGGCACGCAGCAGGATGTCGGAGCCCAGCATGATCAGCACGCCCGCCACCCCGGACAGCGGCAGCAGCATGCGGTGCCGGTGCAGCCCGGGGATGGACCGGGGCAGCAGCCGCACCACGACGGGCGCGCACAGCCCGACGAAGCCGATCGGCCCCGCGATCGTCACGGCCGCCGCCGCCAGCAGCACGGCCAGCAGGGTGAGCCACAGGCGCAGGCGCCGCACGTTCACGCCGAGGACGGTGGCGGTGTCGTCGCCGAGGCCGAGGATGTCCAGCCGGGGGCCGGCCACCAC
The nucleotide sequence above comes from Nonomuraea gerenzanensis. Encoded proteins:
- a CDS encoding iron ABC transporter permease, with protein sequence MSTDVLTPAPPTTPLRRLGTAGVFLLALAATVLVAAVHVTQGTSSIGALDLLALPFGGDSGNADEAARVLLASRLPRLLAGVCVGVALGVAGALLQSVARNAMAAPDTLAVSSGAYLAVATAAAFGLALPVPVSGGLALVGGLCAAALVLALSAGGRTGTTRLILAGTATSLALSSLTNLVMILFEQETTGLFAWGSGSLVQSDLDAVSQLGPLIAIALAAAVVAGPRLDILGLGDDTATVLGVNVRRLRLWLTLLAVLLAAAAVTIAGPIGFVGLCAPVVVRLLPRSIPGLHRHRMLLPLSGVAGVLIMLGSDILLRAVLGAQAGVEVPPGVVTTVIGAAVMIWLARRYRDAGPTRKPPAVRTGGARSRAAFLTVVGLCAVLVAGAVVLGLLGGDRWLLTGDVFNWLQGRSGRALTYVLDQRWPRVAAALLAGAALAVAGAAVQAVCRNPLAEPGVLGVTTGAGVGAIALITLAPTAGIWSMSAAAGMGALIAFSVVYGLAWRGGLSSDRLVLIGVALQNACTAVTVLIIVLSDPWNTAKALTWLSGSTYGRVPEQLIPVVLALLIVTPLLVWLRRDLDLLALDEDTPRILGVPLEPVRLGALAGAVLLTSTAVSAVGVVAFVGLVAPHAARALVGAHHARVLPVAALLGALLVSLADTLGRTVIAPAQVPAGLVTALIGTPYFVYLLWRARA